One Acetoanaerobium noterae genomic region harbors:
- a CDS encoding type IV toxin-antitoxin system AbiEi family antitoxin domain-containing protein, giving the protein MNHKEKILNYLKENNGVITTQYCKEEGIPRVYLTRLVEENILSRVDRGIYISKQGDYDEYYFFQHKFKKTVFSYETALYLQGLTDKIPQLIEASVPYSYKINNLPNNVKLYYVKSDISDMGAIEVKTIYQNKVRAYNIERIICDFVQNKNNIDPEVYVKTIRGYASSKNSDINKLFIYAKKMGIIEKVRSTMEVIYE; this is encoded by the coding sequence ATGAATCACAAAGAAAAGATACTTAACTATCTAAAAGAAAACAACGGAGTCATCACAACACAATATTGTAAAGAAGAAGGAATTCCTAGAGTATATCTTACAAGGCTTGTAGAAGAAAATATACTTTCTAGAGTGGATAGAGGTATTTATATTTCAAAACAGGGAGATTATGACGAATATTATTTTTTTCAGCATAAATTTAAAAAAACGGTATTTTCTTATGAGACAGCTCTATATTTACAAGGATTAACTGATAAAATACCACAATTGATTGAGGCGAGTGTCCCTTACAGCTATAAAATTAATAATCTTCCCAATAATGTAAAACTATATTATGTGAAAAGCGATATATCAGATATGGGAGCGATAGAAGTAAAAACTATATATCAAAATAAGGTCAGAGCATATAACATTGAAAGAATAATATGTGATTTTGTTCAAAACAAGAATAACATAGATCCAGAAGTTTATGTTAAGACAATACGAGGATATGCATCATCTAAAAACTCTGATATAAATAAACTCTTTATATATGCTAAAAAAATGGGGATTATTGAAAAGGTAAGAAGTACAATGGAGGTTATTTATGAATAA